The genomic segment GTACGGCGGTTAAAGGCTGAATAGCGTGTGCCTTGCGAATGGTTTTCTCGCCTGCTTCCGACAAGCCCCAATTCAAAACTTTGCCTTGTTTCATTAAATCTTTAATAGCGCCAGCCACCTCTTCAATCGGCACATTGGGATCAACACGGTGTTGATAGAGTAAGTCAATACGGTCGGTTTGTAAGCGTTTTATCGTACCGACTATTACTGAATGGCGTGGTTGGGTAGATATCGCATCAATTGCATCACTATTATTAGCTACCTTTCCTATTTTTATTATTTTACTCATGGAATTAAAAGTTATTCATAAAAATCTCGTGGATAGTGCAAAAATTAAATTACATGCGGTTTATCTTGTGATTTTCTTATTTGTGAGTCACTTTGCTATGATCTTTGGCATGGCAGATCCTATTTCAGCAGGCTATCAACCCACTACACCAGCAATGACTCATTCAATGCAAATGGATGCTAAACAAATAACAGAAATGCACAACCAAATGATGACGGGCGAAATAACGCCTGAAGAAATGATGAAGATGCATCAAGAAATGAACCCTAATATGAATATGCCGAATACTCAAGGTGGTCATTCAGAACATCATAAATAATAATTCTGATCACATTTTAAAAAATAATAGTGGATGGTACGTTGGCATATCTCTACTACAAGCAGTAGGATTTTGAGAAAAATTTTCAAATGATAGAATTTTTTCAGATTACTTGACCTTAACCCTAGGTTAAGCTTTAAAATGATGTCCATTCAATCTCAATAAAAAATAAGGACATCTTATGAAATTACATAAATTCACCCGCTCATTGTTGCTTTTAAGTTTAGGCATAACCGCTTTTGCTCAAGCACAAACACTTTCTATGGAAGTGTGGAAAAGCCCGACTTGTGGCTGTTGTAATGAATGGATCAGCTATATGCAGAAAAACGGTTTTGAGGTTAAAGTCAACGAAACAGGCAATTATGATGCTCATAAGCGCTTTAACATTAAATATGAACATGCTTCTTGCCACACAGCCGTGATTGATGGCTATGTGATTGAAGGACATGTACCTGCTGAGGATATCAAACGTTTACTCGCAGAAAAACCCGATGCAATAGGCTTGTCTGCACCGGGAATGCCAATTGGTTCACCAGGTATGGACGGTGAAGCATACGGCGGACGCAAAGATCCTTATGATGTTGTTTTGATTAAGAAAAACGGTGAAAGTGAAGTGTTTAAATCCTATAACCAATAGGGGGGGAAAGAATGAAACGTCGAGATTTTTTACGTTATGGAATTGGAATTAGCTTAGCCAGTAGCTCGCTTTATAGCCTCGCGAATATGATGAACCACGCACAACATGGCAATATGGCGATGATGCATTCAGTACCTACTGGCCTAATGCCAACTGAGGCAATGCCTTCAGGTTTATCGCTTAATGGGATATTACCAAAACTTGCTAATCAATCGACTCAAGCTGGACTGTTCAAAGCCACTTTAAAAGCAGAGCCAATTAAAATTCGCCTCGCAGACAATAAAGAAACGGAATTTTGGGCTTATAACGGACAACTACCAGGGCCACAAATTGAAGTATTTGAAGGAGATACCGTAGAAATTGAATTTATCAATCACCTACCACAACCCTCAACAGTACATTGGCACGGCTTAGATGTACCAAATGAGGCGGATGGTAACCCGATGGATATGGTTGAACCGCAAGGGAAAAAAGTCTATCGCTTTACGCTACCTCAAGGCAGTGCTGGGACATATTGGTACCACCCTCATCCACATGACCATGTTTCCGAACAAGTCTATAAAGGCTTAGCAGGCACTTTCGTTGTTAAAGCGAAAAATGATCCGCTTGCACACCTTCCTGAACAACATTGGGTGATTTCCGATCTGCGTTTAAATGCCGATGGCACCATTCCAGCAAACACGATGTTAGATTGGATGAACGGTCGTGAGGGTGAATTTGTGTTAATCAACGGTCAATATCAGCCCCAGATTCAAGTGAAAACGAATGAACGAATCCGTCTTTGGAATGCCACTAGCGCTCGTTATTTTCGTTTAAACATTCCAGGGGTGAAATGGATTGTGGTGGGTACCGAAGGTGGTTTACTTGAAAAACCTCGCTCGCCTGTTGATGAACTGCTACTTACACCAGCCGAACGCGTTGAAGTGATTATGGTGGGTGAAACGCAAGGAACAGTCAATTTACAAAGCGGTTATTATGATCGCCGTAAGATGATGGTTCAAGAACAGCCTAAAGATCTCACTTTAGCCACAATTCAGGTGAAATCAGAACCTGTTCAGTTACCTGAAAGCTTAAGGTCCTTGCCTAACTGGGATGAGCCAAAGCAGGTTCGCCAAATTCGCTTTAGTGAAAAAATGATGAACCATACGAATATGCCAATGATGAATCACGGTACACATCACGCTACTACAACACTAACGGACAACCCTATTCCACCAATGATGAATGGTATGTTCTTAATCAACGGTCAAACCTTTGATATGAACCGTATTGATTTTGTTACCAAATTGAATGAAGTGGAACAGTGGGAAATCTTCAATGAAAGCCATATGGATCATCCATTCCATTTACACGGCACTCAATTTGAAGTAATTCAACATACGTTAAACGGTAAAACCTTTAAGCCAGAAGGCAGAGCGTTAAAAGATGTGGTTAATTTACGCCCTTATGAAAAAGTGATTATTCGCTTTAAGCAAGGACATACTGGGTTGAAAATGTACCATTGCCATATTTTAGAACATGAAAATCTCGGTATGATGGGGATGTTTAAAGTGGAATAGTGGTATCTAACTATAAAAATAGAGGGATTTCGTCATAAAAAATCTGCACCTTAATCAGTTGGTTTTTAGTCCAACTTTTGGGGTGCAGATCAGACGCTCACTTTGTCGCCGATTTGAAATTCGCCAGCGTCATCGCCCACTGCCACGACCACGCCTGCCCCTGCATAACCCAAAGTCGCAGGGAACACAGGGTCAATCACATACGCCCCTTCCCGATACATCATCTCGGCACGGTTTAGTCCCAATGCACGGCACGGTTTTTAAACATTTTCATTATAGTTTTCCTTATCAAAATGGGATTTGGCAAACATTGGGCAAACCTAAGCCCGCCCAATGTTTTTAGTTAATCAATTACTTGCAATCACAATCGCCACAAGTGCAGTTTTGACAAATGCACAGCTCGCCATTTTGGCAGTTGCATTTTGGATTGCAATTTTGCCCTGTGCAAGATTGGCAACCGCAGTGGGCGTTTGGGTTTTTGATGATGTCGTTCATAACAATTCTCCAAATTAAAGGTTGATTATCAAAACAAAAACCGTTTTTAAGCCACTAAAAACATTGCTTTTTTGTTTTGATGAGCGTATCATAAAACCTAACCTTGCGTTAGGGTCAAGGATTATTTTTGCGGATTGACAATTTTTTACAAACGCCAAAACAAGGAGCAACAATGAACATCGGTCAAGCGTCCAAAGCCACAGGGCTGTCCATCAAGCAAATCCGTGATTATGAAAAAGTCGGTTTGTTATCAAACACTTCACGCAGTGCATCAGGCTATCGTATTTATGGCAATGATACGCTTGACCGCCTAAAATTCATCGCCAAAGCAAGGGGCGTGGGCTTTTCGCTTGCCCAAATTGGCGAGCTTTTGGCACTGAAAGACAATCCACACCGCAAAAGCTGTGAAGTCAAAGCGTTGGCAAATATGCACATTGAATTTTTGACCCAGAAAATCGAAGAACTGACACAGATGAAAGCCACCTTGCAGGCGTGGAGCGACGCCTGCACCGGCGACAACGCCCCCGACTGCCCGATTTTAAAAGGCTTGGCGGAGAGCGGTGAGGATAAGGGCTGACAAAGTTTTTTGGCGGTTTTTTCAGGCAGGGTTAATTCAGGCAGGTTTAATTTAAGAAGGCCGTCTTAAAAAACACAATTTGCCGTTTTACCGCTGTTTTTTACCGCAAGAAGCACTTATCGGTGGTAAAAAACAGCGGTTTTTGACGCTTTGATGAGAAAAATTCAGCCTGAAAACCGATGAGCGTTTTCAGGCTGGTTTTTTTGCCGAGCGTTCAAGGATAACTTTGGTACACGCTGTGCGTGCCGTTTTTGCCCAGCAGCAGCACATCGTAGGGGTCTTTTCGGCCGCCGTACGCTTCACCGTCCATTCCCGGCGAGCCAATGGGCATTGCGGGCACGGCGATGCCGACGGCGTCGGGGCGTTCGGCAAGCAGGCGTTTGACTTCTGATGCGGGCGTGTGCCCTTCGACGGCGTAGCCGTCAATCACGGCGGTGTGGCAGGAGCCGTATTTGGGCGATATGCCCATTTGTGTGCGGATTTGGCTGTTGCCGGTGTCGTGGATTTTCACGCTAAAACCGTTGTCCTGCATATGCTTGACCCATTCGCCGCAGCAGCCGCAACTTGGGCTTTTGTACACTTCCAGTACGGGTTTGGCCTCTGCGGGGGCGGGGTTGGCGAGCATCCAGCCTACGCCTGCCACGCTTGCCAAGACGGCTGATAGGGCCAAGGTTTTGCCAAAAAAGGATTTGTTCATTGTTTTGCCTCGTCGTGGGTTAAGTGGTTTGGGGATTTTTCAGGCAGGCTTAATCAAGCAAGGCCGTCTGAAAAAGCGGTTCGGGGTTTATTTCACTTGCAACATTGCCATCATTCCCAGATTTTCGTGTTCCAAGATATGGCAGTGGAACATTTTGAGACCCTTGTTTCCTTGGATAAAGCGGATGACGGCGGTTTCGCCCGGGCGCAGGTTGACCGTGTCTTTGCGGGCGCGGTAAGGCGCGGGGGCGGTGTTGCCGTTCAGGCTGGTTTGCAGCACTTCAAACTGCGTGCCGTGCAGGTGGAAGGGGTGATCCATATGGCTTTGGTTGGCCAGCGTCCATTCTTCGACATCGCCTTCGTTGCCGACAAAGTCCACGCGCTTCATATCGAAGGTTTTACCGTTGACCAAAAACACGCCTACCATATCTTGGGGAATGGTGTTTTGCATCGCGCCCGCCATTTCACCCGCCATTGCGCCGTGATCCATTCCCTGCATACCGCCTTGGCTTTGCGTGTTTTGCATCGGCTTCATTTGTTCGCTGAACACCACTTCACGCTTGACCACAGGCGCAGGCAGCGCAGGCAGTGTGCGCAAGGCGGCAGGCAGGGCGGCATCGGCGGGGGTGAATTGCACTTCGCCCAGGTTCAGGTCGGCGGCTTTTTCCTGCACCATCATTTTGCGGCGGTCGTAGTACAGGCTGGTGAGTTCGGCCGTGGTCTGCGCCTGACCGACGGCGAACACTTCCACCCGCTCGGCGGGGGCTAAAAACAGCTCGTCGGCGGGGGCAAGCGGTTTTTCCAAGAGGCCGCCGTCGGTGCCGACCACAATCCACTGCACACCTTTGATTTTCAGGCGCAGGTAGCGGGCGCTGGTGGCGTTCCAGATACGCAGGCGCTCGTTGCCGGAGAGCTTGATTTTCGGGCGGTATTGCCCGTTAATCAGCACGAATTCGCCTTCACGCCCGTTCATCCAGTCGAGCATTGTGTTGGGCGGAATGCTGCCGTCTTCATTCAGGCGCAAGTTGGAAATCAGCCAGTGCTGTTCGCTGTGGGCGAGCACATCGTTTTTGGCTTTGACGATGAGCGTACCGGCCAGCCCTTTGTAGACCTGCTCGGAAACATAATTGTGCGGGTGCGGGTGATACCAGTAAGTGCCGGCGCTGCCCTCGGGCAGGGTGAAGCGGTAGGTTTTGCTCTGCCCCGGCTCTATCGGGTCTTGTGGGTTACCGTCGGCGTCGTTGGGCACATCCAGCCCGTGCCAGTGCACGGTGGTGGGCTGCGGCAGGCGGTTGGTTACGGTGATTTCCACCGTATCGCCCTCGTACACTTCAATCTGCGGCCCGGGCAGCTGCCCGTTATACGCCCAAAACTCGGTTTCTTTGCCGCCCGCCATTGTGATTTTCACCGGCGCGGCCGTAATGGCTGCCTGAAACACGCCCGCCTGCGATGAAGCGTTGGCAAGCCTAGGCAAATCTTTAAGCGGCTGGCCCGAAGGCATCATTTCAGACGGCATCAGTTTTCCCGTTCCCTGCATATTGCCCATACCGCCCATCGTGCCGGACGCCATTTGGTGCCCTTGGCCGCCCATATCCATAGGCTGCCCGTTCATTCCGAAGCGCGACAAGGCATACCAAGACGCGCCCGCCGCACCGATGCCGATGCCGTAGAGTAAAAATTTTCTGCGATCCATTATTTGTCTCCTGTGTCAAGATTGGGGCGGTGTGTTATCTTCACCGCTTCGGTTTTGGCATTGTGCGTGCCGTGGCTGCCGTGTCCGCCGTGCATAAACAGGTGCATCAGGGGGCAGAGCATCAACAGGGCGAAGGGCAAAAGTGCGGGCTTGGCAAAGGCGATGACGGCGAAGGCGGCAGCCGCCAATACCAACAGGGCTTTTTTGTTTTTTGCCAGTTTGCTTAGGGTGTTCATCGTCGGTCTCCTTAAAGGTTTGGGTGAAACGGTTTTTTGAAAACTTGGGCTCAGTGTAAGCCCTTACCCTACGTTAGGGTCAAGGGCTTTTTTGTGGGCGCCGGGTAAAGTTTTCTTGCCGTTTCTTTACGCTCATAGCCTGCTGTTGTTCAGCCGCAGAGCGTTGCCGACCACGGATGCCGAGCTTAGGCTCATCGCCAGTGCGGCAATCATCGGCGAGAGCAGCCAGCCGGTAAAGGGGTACAGCACGCCGGCGGCAACGGGAACCCCCAGGCCGTTGTATAAGAAGGCAAATAACAGGTTTTCCTTCATATTGCGCACGGTGGCCTCAGACAATTTGCGTGCGGTGGCAATACCCCGCAAATCGCCTTTGACCAGCGTGATTTGTGCACTGCTCATTGCCACATCGGTGCCGGTACCCATTGCGATGCCGACATCGGCTTTGGCCAGTGCGGGGGCATCGTTGATGCCGTCGCCTGCCATTGCGACCACCCGCCCTTCGTTCTGAAGCCGCTCGATCAGTGCCAGTTTGTCGGCGGGCTTGACTTCACCGTGCACTTCGTTGATGCCCAGTTTTGCGCCCACGGCGTTTGCCGTGGTCAATCCGTCGCCGGTTGCCATAATGATGCGCAGGCCGGCTGCTTTGAGCGAGGCCAATGCTTCGGGGGTGCTGTCTTTTACAGGATCGGAGACGGCAAGCAGTCCCGCAAGATGTCCGTCCGCAGCCAGATATATCACGCTGGCACCTTCACTGCGCAGGGATTCGGCCTGCTCGAACAGTGGTTCGACGCTAAGCCCGTTCTGCTGCATAAACGCCGTGTTGCCTAGTGCCAGCGCACGCCCTTCAACCACGCCGCTCACGCCGATGCCGCTGCCTGAATCAAACTGTTCGGGTTTGCTCAGCTTCAGCTGTTGTGCCCGTGCGGCCTGCACAATGGCGTCGGCCAGCGGGTGTTCGCTGCCCTGATCCAAGCTGGCGGCCAAACGCAGCACTTCTTCGGCGGAAAAGCCTGCTGCCGCAACGGCACGGTCAAAGGCGGGTCGGCCTTCGGTGAGTGTGCCGGTTTTATCAATCACCAAAGTGTCTACTCGCCGCAAGTTTTCGATAGCGGCGGCATCACGGAACAATATGCCCCTGCCTGCCCCGCGTCCTGTGGCGACCATCACCGACATCGGCGTGGCCAGTCCCAGTGCACAGGGGCAGGCGATAATCAAGACCGCAACGGCGTTGATCAACCCGAACACCCAAGACGGTTGCGGGCCGAACACGCCCCAGACAAAGAAAGTGGCAACGGCGACGGCGACAACCGCCAGTACGAAATAGCCTGCCACCCCGTCGGCCATACGCTGCATCGGTGCTTTGGAGCGCTGCGCCTGGGCCACCATCTGGACAATCTGCGAAAGCACGGTTTCCGAACCGATGCGCTCGGAGCGGATGACGAGCGCACCGCCGGTGTTGAGCGTGGCGCCGATGACTTTGTCGCCGGTGGCTTTGCGCACCGGCAGCGGCTCGCCGGTCAGCATCGATTCATCTACCGAGCTTGCGCCCTCAACCACCACGCCATCGACAGGCACTTTTTCGCCGGGGCGCACACGCAGAAGGTCGCCGATGTGGATGTGGCTGAGCGGCACATCTTCTTCAGCACCGCCCGGGTCGATACGCCGTGCGGTTTTGGGCGCCAGTCCGAGCAGGGTCTTGATTGCCGCCGAAGTCTGCGACCGGGCTTTGAGTTCGAGCATCTGGCCGAGCAAGGTCAGCGAGATGATGACGGCCGCCGCCTCAAAATACACGCCGACCCGCCCCATCGATACAAACGATGCCGGAAAGATGCCGGGTGCAGCGGTGGCAACAACGCTGTAAACGAAGGCTGCACCCGTTCCCAGTGCAATCAGCGTCCACATATTGGGACTACGGTTTGCCAGCGACTGCCAACCCCGTGAGAAAAACGGCAGCCCCGCCCACAGCACGATCGGCAGCGACAGCACCAGCTCTACCCAGCTTTGTGCGGCCATATCAATCAGGTTCAGACGCTCGCCGAACATCGCCAGCACCAGCACTGCCGCCGTCAGGGGCAGCGTGTACCAAAAGCGTCGGGAAAAATCACGCAGCTCCGGATTGTCGTCGTCCAATTCAGGCATCAGCGGCTCCAATGCCATACCGCAAAGAGGGCAGTTGCCGGGGCGGTCTTGCCGGATTTCCGGATGCATCGGGCAGGTGTAGCCCGAAGCAGCCGCTGCATCGGACGGTGTCTGCACAGGGCGGTGCTGTCCGTGTCCGTGTCGGCACTCGTGGTGTTTGGGCGGTTTGTGTGTTTCTTGCTTCATCACAATTTCTCCTGTTGGGTTCATAGGGTCATCACCGGTCGTTTACCAAAAAAGTAGGTACGGATTGGGCCGGTCAGAATGACGGTTTTTTTCAGGCTGCCTGCAAATACCGATGCCGTCTGAAAAAGCAGAAGGTTCAGAACATCGCTTGCCGATGTGTCCGACAAGTCGGCATCATCATTTCCTTGGGGCTTGTTTTAAAGGTTGCCTGAAAACCCCAAATGCCGTCTGAAAAAGCCTTAAACCTGTTTTCAGACGACCTCAAAAGCACCGCTTTATCAAAAGCGGTGTTTTTGCCTTATTGCCCCTACTGTTTTAACCAGTCTTGCATCAGCTTGATTTCAGGTTCTTGGGCTTTGATGATGTCTTGAGCGAGCTTTTTCATTTTTTCGTCTTTGCCGAACTGTAATTGCACTTTTGCCATCTCGACCGCCCCTTGATGATGCGGAATCATTGCTTTGGCAAAGGCAACATCAGGGTTTGGCTCATTGATTGCCGCCATCATCGCCTCGTGGTGCGCCTTGCCTGCGGCATAGGCCTTGGCGTGCGGGGCTTGCGGGTTTTGGGTTGCGGTGTCTTTACCCGCCAGCCAAGCGTTCATCAGGTCGATTTCACTTTGTTGTCCATCAATAATCGCTTGGGCAAGTTTTCTCATTGTTTCGTCTTTGCCAAATTCAAGCTGTACTTTTGCCATCTCAACTGCTCCGATATGGTGCGGAATCATACCTTTGGCAAAAGCGGTATCAGCATCGGCAAGATTGCCCGCTTTGCTCATCTCATCGCCCATCTTGTTCATCATTGCAAGATAGGCTTGGGTATGGGGCGGAGCATTTTGAGTATCCATCGCCATAGCAGAGTGGTTCATATTGGCGTGGTTCACCGCTGCGTGCCCGTTTTGGTTATTTGGGCAGTCGTGGGTGGTTTGGGTGTAGTTATTGTCGCACGCCATCGAGTGCGTCGGCACTTCGTTTTTGCCGTCGGCAAAAGCGGTTGAAGTCGCCAAAACAACAGCGGCAGCGACAAGATGTACGGCACGGTTTTTGATGAATGTCATTGGATTCTCCTTGTCAAAATGGGCATTGATAACATTGGGCAAATGACAGATTCGCCCAATGTCCATTTCACTATTTGGTTTTACGATTCACACGCACAGCCGTTGCAAGTGCAGTCATCACAAATGCAGGGCTTGCCGTTTTGGCATTGGCAGTCCGGACGGCAGTTTTGCCCCGTGCAAGACTGGCAGCCGCAATGGGCGTGTCGGTTTTGAACAAAATCAGCGTTCATAACAGTTTCTCCGAATGTTAAGTTAAAGTGGATTATCAAAACAAAGTGCTTTTAAGCGATTAAAAGCATTGCTTTTTTGTTTTGATGTGTGCATCATAAACCCTAACCTTGCGTTAGGGTCAAGGGTTGTTTTTACTTGATAACATTTTTTTACACACCACTCAATAAGGAGCAACAATGAACATCGGACAAGCGTCTAAATCTACCCAACTTTCCGTCAAACAAATCCGTGATTATGAAAAAGCAGGCTTATTAATTAACCCATCACGCAGTGAAGCAGGTTATCGGATTTATAATTCCAATGACATCGCTCGGCTAAAATTCATCGCCAAAGCCCGCAGCGTCGGTTTTTCGCTTGCACAGATTGGCGAGCTTTTGGCACTGCAAGACAATCCACACCGCACAAGTGCTCAGGTCAAAACGCTCACCGCCAGTCATATTGATTTTTTATCCAATAAAATCAAAGAATTAAAATCAATGCAACACACCCTGCAAGTGTGGAGCGATGCCTGCGGGGGCGATGACAATCCCGACTGCCCTATCTTAAAAGGCTTGGGCGATTTTTAACCACCATCAAAGCAGATGAATGCCATAGCTTGATAACAGCCTTTTACGATGGCACTTGTGGGCTGGTTGTTTTTTAAGGTGTTTTTTGCTGGCTGGGTAGATGAACAATCGGCAGGCGAGTACATTGCAGGTATGATTTTGCTTGGGGTGGCGCCTTGTACGGCAATGGTTTTTGTTTGGTCTCAACTGGTCAAAGGCGACCCCAATTACACGCTGGTGTAAGTGTACTTAAATGATGTGATTATGATTTTTGCCTTTAGCCCCAAAGCGTGCATTTGGATTTGCACTTCGCCCGATTTGGGGGCGGGGATTTGTACATCAACGATTTGCAGGACATCAGGCGAACCTGTTTTTGTAAATTGAATTTGTTTGGTCATTTTTTTACCTTATTTATGAAATGGAATGAGCGTATTTTAATGTATTGAAATTAGGATAAGAATAGCGAAAAATGGGAAGTGGTTTTTTGGATTTGGAAAGGTGGCTTCGGACAATTAAAAAACATTTCAATCATACTTGAAATATTGAAATTTCTTGTTATAATTACGCCTATGAATACGATACAAGCAAGCAAACTCTTTGAGAGCCTGTCTTCTCCGATAAGACTGGCGATTTTTCAACAACTTACCGCCGCAGGCAGTACTGGCATGATTGCTGGCGACTTGGCAAAACAGCTTAACCTTGCCCCGAATAATGTGTCTTTTCATCTAAAAAGCCTGTTGCATTCGGGGCTTGTGCGTGTGGTGCAGGAAGGACGGCACATGCGTTATTTTGCCGAGCTGGATTTGATGATGGCATTGACCCATTTTCTGACCCAAAACTGCTGTTCTCAAACAGGCGAATCTTGCCAGTGATTTTCAGGCAGCCTGAAAAATTATTGCCAAATATTTCTATATTTCTTGAAAGATTGGAGTAACTATGAACATTACCATTTATCACAACCCAAACTGCGGTACTTCACGCAATGTGCTGGCACTCATCCGCCACGCTGGTATTGAGCCACAAGTGATTGAATATTTGAAAAATCCGCCAAGTGAAACGATTTTGCGTAATTTAATCAAACGCATGGGCATCACGCCCCGCCAGTTACTTAGGACGAATGTAGTGCCGTATGAAACGCTTGGTTTGCAAAACGAAAAGTTAAGCGATGACGAACTCATTTCCGCCATGCTTTGTGAACCGATTTTAATCAATCGTCCGATTGTGGTGAGCGAAAAAGGCGTGAAATTATGCCGTCCGTCCGAAACAGTTTTGGCATTTTTACCGCCTTTTGCGATCCCGTTTGTCAAAGAAGACGGCGAAATTATTAATCATAAGGAGTAAATCATGGGGTTGTTTGAACGTTTTTTAAGCCTTTGGGTGGCGTTGGCGATTGTGCTGGGCGTGGTTTTGGGTGTTTGGTTGCCCAATGTATTTCAATGGGTTGCATCTTTGGAAGTGGCTCATGTGAATTTGCCTGTGGCGATACTGATTTGGCTGATGATTTATCCGATGATGATTCAGATTGATTGGTCGGCAATCAAAGACGTGGGCAAAAAACCAAAGGGCTTATTTTTAACCTTATTTATCAACTGGTTGGTCAAGCCGTTTACGATGGCGGTGTTCGGCTGGTTGTTTTTTCGGGTGTTTTTTGCAGGTTGGGTGGACGCACAGTCGGCACAAGAATACATTGCCGGCATGATTTTGCTGGGTGTGGCACCGTGTACGGCAATGGTGTTTGTGTGGTCGCAACTGGTCAAAGGCGACCCCAATTACACTTTGGTGCAGGTTTCGGTCAATGATTTGATTATGATTGTGGCGTATGCTCCGATTGCAGGCGTATTGCTCGGCGTAAGCGACATAGAAATTCCGTGGAATACCTTGATTTTAAGCACGGTTTTGTATGTGCTGTTGCCCTTGCTGGCAGGCTGGCTTACCCGCTCTTATTTACAAAAATCGGGTAAATCGGTGGCACAATTTTCAGGCAGCCTAAAACCCTTTTCCGTGATGGGCTTGATTTTGACGGTGGTGTTGCTATTCGCCTTTCAAGCCCAAACCATTATTGCCAACCCTTTGATTATTCTGCTGATTGCTATTCCCCTGCTGGCACAGACTTACGGCATTTTTGCCTTGGCTCACGTTTTGGCAAAATGGCTCAAATTACCACACGAAATTTCCGCCCCTGCGTGCTTGATTGGCACGAGTAATTTTTTTGAATTGGCGGTGGCGGTGGCAATTTCTTTGTTCGGTTTGCATTCTGGGGCGGCATTGGCAACGGTGGTCGGTGTGCTGGTGGAAGTGCCTGTGATGCTCTCGCTGGTGTGGTGGATAAACCGAAAATCGCTGGGGAATAAAGGGGTGTAGGTTTTTCAGGCAGCCTGAAAGTTATTTTGCAAAATTTAAAAATAAAAACACCGCTTGAACATCAATCCAAACGGTGTTTTAAATTAACTGACTTTTAATTCCGCCCAAGCCCTTTT from the Mannheimia haemolytica genome contains:
- a CDS encoding Protein of uncharacterised function, DUF; the encoded protein is MKLHKFTRSLLLLSLGITAFAQAQTLSMEVWKSPTCGCCNEWISYMQKNGFEVKVNETGNYDAHKRFNIKYEHASCHTAVIDGYVIEGHVPAEDIKRLLAEKPDAIGLSAPGMPIGSPGMDGEAYGGRKDPYDVVLIKKNGESEVFKSYNQ
- the mco_1 gene encoding Multicopper oxidase mco — translated: MKRRDFLRYGIGISLASSSLYSLANMMNHAQHGNMAMMHSVPTGLMPTEAMPSGLSLNGILPKLANQSTQAGLFKATLKAEPIKIRLADNKETEFWAYNGQLPGPQIEVFEGDTVEIEFINHLPQPSTVHWHGLDVPNEADGNPMDMVEPQGKKVYRFTLPQGSAGTYWYHPHPHDHVSEQVYKGLAGTFVVKAKNDPLAHLPEQHWVISDLRLNADGTIPANTMLDWMNGREGEFVLINGQYQPQIQVKTNERIRLWNATSARYFRLNIPGVKWIVVGTEGGLLEKPRSPVDELLLTPAERVEVIMVGETQGTVNLQSGYYDRRKMMVQEQPKDLTLATIQVKSEPVQLPESLRSLPNWDEPKQVRQIRFSEKMMNHTNMPMMNHGTHHATTTLTDNPIPPMMNGMFLINGQTFDMNRIDFVTKLNEVEQWEIFNESHMDHPFHLHGTQFEVIQHTLNGKTFKPEGRALKDVVNLRPYEKVIIRFKQGHTGLKMYHCHILEHENLGMMGMFKVE
- the hmrR_2 gene encoding Copper export regulator, which gives rise to MNIGQASKATGLSIKQIRDYEKVGLLSNTSRSASGYRIYGNDTLDRLKFIAKARGVGFSLAQIGELLALKDNPHRKSCEVKALANMHIEFLTQKIEELTQMKATLQAWSDACTGDNAPDCPILKGLAESGEDKG
- a CDS encoding Protein of uncharacterised function, DUF, which gives rise to MNKSFFGKTLALSAVLASVAGVGWMLANPAPAEAKPVLEVYKSPSCGCCGEWVKHMQDNGFSVKIHDTGNSQIRTQMGISPKYGSCHTAVIDGYAVEGHTPASEVKRLLAERPDAVGIAVPAMPIGSPGMDGEAYGGRKDPYDVLLLGKNGTHSVYQSYP
- the mco_2 gene encoding Multicopper oxidase mco yields the protein MDRRKFLLYGIGIGAAGASWYALSRFGMNGQPMDMGGQGHQMASGTMGGMGNMQGTGKLMPSEMMPSGQPLKDLPRLANASSQAGVFQAAITAAPVKITMAGGKETEFWAYNGQLPGPQIEVYEGDTVEITVTNRLPQPTTVHWHGLDVPNDADGNPQDPIEPGQSKTYRFTLPEGSAGTYWYHPHPHNYVSEQVYKGLAGTLIVKAKNDVLAHSEQHWLISNLRLNEDGSIPPNTMLDWMNGREGEFVLINGQYRPKIKLSGNERLRIWNATSARYLRLKIKGVQWIVVGTDGGLLEKPLAPADELFLAPAERVEVFAVGQAQTTAELTSLYYDRRKMMVQEKAADLNLGEVQFTPADAALPAALRTLPALPAPVVKREVVFSEQMKPMQNTQSQGGMQGMDHGAMAGEMAGAMQNTIPQDMVGVFLVNGKTFDMKRVDFVGNEGDVEEWTLANQSHMDHPFHLHGTQFEVLQTSLNGNTAPAPYRARKDTVNLRPGETAVIRFIQGNKGLKMFHCHILEHENLGMMAMLQVK
- a CDS encoding Protein of uncharacterised function (DUF2933), which gives rise to MNTLSKLAKNKKALLVLAAAAFAVIAFAKPALLPFALLMLCPLMHLFMHGGHGSHGTHNAKTEAVKITHRPNLDTGDK
- the actP gene encoding Copper-transporting P-type ATPase; this encodes MKQETHKPPKHHECRHGHGQHRPVQTPSDAAAASGYTCPMHPEIRQDRPGNCPLCGMALEPLMPELDDDNPELRDFSRRFWYTLPLTAAVLVLAMFGERLNLIDMAAQSWVELVLSLPIVLWAGLPFFSRGWQSLANRSPNMWTLIALGTGAAFVYSVVATAAPGIFPASFVSMGRVGVYFEAAAVIISLTLLGQMLELKARSQTSAAIKTLLGLAPKTARRIDPGGAEEDVPLSHIHIGDLLRVRPGEKVPVDGVVVEGASSVDESMLTGEPLPVRKATGDKVIGATLNTGGALVIRSERIGSETVLSQIVQMVAQAQRSKAPMQRMADGVAGYFVLAVVAVAVATFFVWGVFGPQPSWVFGLINAVAVLIIACPCALGLATPMSVMVATGRGAGRGILFRDAAAIENLRRVDTLVIDKTGTLTEGRPAFDRAVAAAGFSAEEVLRLAASLDQGSEHPLADAIVQAARAQQLKLSKPEQFDSGSGIGVSGVVEGRALALGNTAFMQQNGLSVEPLFEQAESLRSEGASVIYLAADGHLAGLLAVSDPVKDSTPEALASLKAAGLRIIMATGDGLTTANAVGAKLGINEVHGEVKPADKLALIERLQNEGRVVAMAGDGINDAPALAKADVGIAMGTGTDVAMSSAQITLVKGDLRGIATARKLSEATVRNMKENLLFAFLYNGLGVPVAAGVLYPFTGWLLSPMIAALAMSLSSASVVGNALRLNNSRL
- the hmrR_3 gene encoding Copper export regulator, which encodes MNIGQASKSTQLSVKQIRDYEKAGLLINPSRSEAGYRIYNSNDIARLKFIAKARSVGFSLAQIGELLALQDNPHRTSAQVKTLTASHIDFLSNKIKELKSMQHTLQVWSDACGGDDNPDCPILKGLGDF